A stretch of [Clostridium] scindens DNA encodes these proteins:
- the rpsO gene encoding 30S ribosomal protein S15, translating to MISKEQKEQIVKDFGRTPGDTGSPEVQIAILTARINDLTDHFKSNPKDHHSRRGLLKMVGQRRGLLAYLKKSDIARYRALIEKLGLRK from the coding sequence ATGATTTCAAAAGAGCAGAAAGAACAGATTGTAAAAGATTTCGGAAGGACACCTGGAGATACAGGGTCACCGGAAGTTCAGATTGCAATCCTGACAGCAAGAATCAATGATCTGACAGATCACTTCAAGAGCAATCCGAAGGATCATCATTCAAGAAGAGGTCTTCTGAAGATGGTTGGACAGAGAAGAGGTCTTCTGGCATATCTTAAGAAGTCTGATATCGCAAGATATCGTGCACTGATTGAAAAACTTGGATTAAGAAAATAA
- a CDS encoding ketopantoate reductase family protein, whose amino-acid sequence MKVKIIGMGALGVMYANYIKERAGEDAVCFVMDSSRLKRYEGQVFLCNKKEQTFCMEDSEKAEKADLVIVAVKYNGLASAVETMKHCVGDDTIIMSVMNGISSDDRIAAQYGADKMIYTVAQGMDAMKFGNELKYTQMGELRIGAKLPQQEKNVEAVSKYFDEIQMPYQKDADIMHRIWGKFMLNVGVNQTCMTYGTNYAGVLREGEAHDTMIAAMEEVIALGNAEGIALTGADRDYYVGLLETLDPEGIPSMAQDRVSRRHSEVEMFAGTVIELGKKHQIPVPANERLYQMVQEIEKEY is encoded by the coding sequence ATGAAGGTTAAGATTATCGGAATGGGAGCACTCGGAGTGATGTACGCGAATTACATAAAGGAACGCGCAGGCGAGGATGCCGTATGTTTTGTGATGGACAGTTCCAGGCTTAAAAGGTATGAAGGCCAGGTATTCTTATGCAACAAAAAGGAGCAGACGTTTTGTATGGAGGACAGCGAGAAGGCGGAAAAGGCGGATCTTGTGATCGTGGCGGTAAAATACAATGGCCTCGCTTCTGCGGTAGAGACCATGAAGCATTGCGTGGGAGATGACACCATTATTATGTCGGTGATGAACGGCATCAGCAGTGATGACCGGATTGCAGCGCAGTATGGAGCAGACAAGATGATCTACACGGTGGCTCAGGGGATGGATGCCATGAAGTTCGGCAACGAGCTTAAGTATACGCAGATGGGAGAACTACGCATCGGAGCAAAACTGCCACAGCAGGAGAAGAATGTAGAGGCAGTATCAAAGTACTTCGACGAGATCCAGATGCCTTATCAGAAAGACGCAGACATCATGCACCGCATCTGGGGCAAGTTCATGCTGAATGTAGGCGTAAACCAGACTTGCATGACTTATGGAACCAACTATGCGGGCGTTCTTCGGGAAGGCGAGGCACATGATACGATGATCGCAGCCATGGAAGAGGTGATCGCGCTTGGAAATGCGGAAGGCATCGCGCTTACCGGGGCGGACCGGGATTATTATGTAGGGCTGCTTGAGACGCTGGATCCTGAGGGCATTCCATCTATGGCTCAGGACCGGGTATCCAGGAGGCACTCTGAGGTAGAGATGTTTGCGGGCACGGTGATTGAACTTGGTAAGAAACATCAGATACCGGTCCCTGCAAATGAAAGACTCTATCAGATGGTACAGGAAATAGAAAAAGAATATTAA
- a CDS encoding polyribonucleotide nucleotidyltransferase, which produces MYKKFEMELAGRTLRVDVDRVAKQANGAVLMHYGDTTVLCTATASEKPREGIDFFPLSVEYNERLYSVGKIPGGFNKREGKASENATLTCRVIDRPMRPLFPKDYRNDVTLENLVLSVDQDCSPELTAMLGAAIATTISDIPFDGPISTTQVGMVDDEFVFNPTAAQKEASDLALTVASTKEKVIMIEAGANEVPEQKMIDAIFAAHELNQKVIAFIETIVAECGKPKHTYESCAVPEELFAAIKEIVPPSEMEEAVFTDDKQTREENIRVITAKLEEAFADNEEWLNVLGEAVYQYQKKTVRKMILKDQKRPDGRAIDQIRPLAAEIDLIPRVHGSAMFTRGQTQICTITTLAPLAEAQRLDGLDEAETSKRYMHHYNFPSYSVGETRPSRGPGRREIGHGALAERALIPVLPSEAEFPYAIRTVSETFESNGSTSQASICASSMSLMAAGVPIKAAVAGISAGLVTGDLDDDYLVLTDIQGLEDFFGDMDFKVAGTHKGITAIQMDIKIHGLTRPIIEEAIAATKKARTYILDEVMSKTIAEPRPEVGQYAPKIIQMQIDPQKIGDVVGQRGKTINAIIDQTGVKIDITDDGAVSICGTDADSMEEAKKLVQIIVTDFEAGQVLEGKVVSIKEFGAFLEFAPGKEGMVHISKISKERINHVEDVLTLGDVVKVVCLGKDKMGRLSFSMKDVAK; this is translated from the coding sequence ATGTATAAGAAATTTGAGATGGAACTTGCGGGCAGGACTCTGCGCGTAGATGTGGACAGGGTTGCCAAGCAGGCAAATGGCGCGGTATTGATGCATTACGGCGACACCACCGTGTTATGTACGGCAACGGCTTCCGAGAAGCCGAGAGAGGGAATCGACTTTTTCCCGCTCAGCGTTGAATATAATGAGAGATTATATTCCGTAGGAAAGATTCCGGGAGGGTTCAATAAGAGAGAGGGAAAGGCATCTGAGAATGCAACTCTTACCTGCCGTGTCATTGACCGTCCGATGAGGCCTTTATTCCCGAAGGACTACCGCAATGACGTGACATTAGAGAACCTGGTATTATCCGTAGACCAGGACTGCTCTCCGGAACTCACGGCAATGCTCGGAGCGGCAATTGCCACTACCATATCCGATATTCCGTTTGACGGACCGATCTCTACGACCCAGGTAGGCATGGTGGATGATGAATTCGTATTTAATCCGACTGCAGCGCAGAAGGAAGCTTCCGATCTTGCGCTCACGGTTGCCTCTACAAAAGAGAAGGTGATCATGATCGAGGCTGGCGCCAATGAAGTGCCGGAGCAGAAGATGATCGACGCGATCTTTGCTGCCCATGAGCTGAACCAGAAGGTCATCGCGTTCATCGAGACGATCGTGGCAGAGTGCGGAAAGCCGAAGCACACATATGAAAGTTGTGCGGTTCCAGAAGAACTGTTTGCCGCAATCAAGGAGATTGTTCCTCCGTCTGAGATGGAAGAAGCCGTATTTACGGATGACAAGCAGACCAGAGAAGAAAATATCCGCGTGATCACGGCAAAACTTGAAGAGGCATTTGCAGACAATGAAGAATGGCTGAATGTGCTTGGAGAGGCTGTATACCAGTACCAGAAGAAGACGGTGCGCAAGATGATCTTAAAGGATCAGAAGCGTCCGGACGGAAGAGCCATCGACCAGATCAGGCCGCTTGCTGCAGAGATTGACCTGATTCCAAGGGTTCACGGCTCAGCTATGTTTACAAGAGGACAGACTCAGATCTGCACCATCACCACCCTGGCTCCGCTTGCAGAGGCTCAGAGGCTGGATGGCCTGGATGAGGCAGAGACTTCTAAGAGATATATGCATCACTATAACTTCCCGTCTTACTCCGTAGGAGAGACAAGGCCGTCCAGAGGCCCGGGACGACGGGAGATCGGACATGGCGCATTGGCAGAGCGCGCATTGATACCGGTACTTCCAAGTGAGGCGGAATTCCCATATGCGATCCGTACCGTATCCGAGACATTTGAATCCAACGGTTCTACATCCCAGGCCAGCATCTGCGCATCCTCAATGTCCTTAATGGCAGCCGGTGTGCCGATCAAGGCCGCAGTGGCAGGAATCTCAGCAGGACTGGTGACGGGCGATTTAGACGATGACTATCTGGTACTGACAGACATCCAGGGCCTGGAAGACTTCTTTGGAGACATGGACTTCAAGGTGGCTGGAACTCATAAGGGAATCACAGCCATCCAGATGGATATCAAGATTCATGGCCTGACAAGGCCGATTATCGAGGAAGCGATTGCGGCAACGAAGAAAGCAAGAACCTACATCCTGGATGAAGTAATGTCCAAGACCATCGCAGAGCCAAGACCGGAAGTAGGCCAGTATGCTCCGAAGATCATCCAGATGCAGATCGATCCACAGAAGATCGGAGATGTAGTGGGACAGCGCGGAAAGACGATCAATGCAATCATCGACCAGACCGGAGTCAAGATCGATATTACCGATGACGGAGCCGTATCTATCTGCGGAACCGATGCTGACAGCATGGAAGAGGCAAAGAAACTGGTCCAGATCATCGTGACCGATTTCGAGGCAGGCCAGGTACTGGAAGGAAAGGTCGTAAGCATCAAGGAATTCGGCGCATTCCTGGAGTTCGCGCCTGGAAAAGAAGGAATGGTACACATTTCCAAGATATCGAAGGAAAGAATCAACCATGTAGAAGACGTGCTGACGCTTGGCGATGTAGTTAAGGTGGTATGCCTTGGCAAAGACAAAATGGGCAGACTGTCCTTCAGCATGAAAGACGTGGCAAAATAA
- a CDS encoding ABC transporter ATP-binding protein, with the protein MLKLEKISKSFYGVSILKDISLEIEKGEIVSILGPSGSGKTTLLNLILGLTQTDSGRIIFEGKDLTDVPMEERGFNIVFQDYALFPHLNAYKNITYGLRNKPDISTGEEVEELISLLGLEEHLDKKIDQLSGGQKQRVALARTMVMKPKILLLDEPLSALDGVIKESIKDRIKMIAKEYSLTTIIVTHDPEEALTLSDRVLIINEGSISQYGRPEEIIEAPGNRFVKEFILKQLEVKKNNIFSLFSKERPLRQTWQVG; encoded by the coding sequence ATGTTGAAATTAGAAAAAATCAGTAAATCATTTTACGGAGTATCCATCCTGAAGGATATCAGCCTGGAGATTGAAAAAGGCGAGATCGTATCCATCCTGGGACCCTCCGGAAGCGGAAAGACGACGCTGCTTAACTTGATCCTGGGGCTTACGCAGACAGATAGCGGCAGGATTATTTTTGAAGGAAAAGATTTGACGGATGTGCCTATGGAAGAAAGGGGATTCAATATCGTATTTCAGGACTATGCCTTGTTCCCGCATCTGAATGCCTATAAAAATATTACCTATGGGCTGAGAAATAAGCCGGATATATCTACCGGGGAAGAAGTAGAAGAACTGATCAGCCTGCTGGGCCTGGAAGAACATCTGGACAAGAAGATTGACCAGCTCTCAGGAGGCCAGAAGCAGAGGGTGGCGCTTGCAAGAACTATGGTCATGAAGCCGAAGATTCTGCTTCTGGATGAGCCGCTCAGCGCCCTGGACGGCGTCATCAAAGAGTCTATTAAGGACAGGATTAAGATGATCGCAAAAGAATACAGCCTGACAACGATCATCGTCACCCATGATCCCGAAGAGGCGCTGACCTTATCCGACCGGGTGCTGATCATCAATGAGGGCAGCATTTCCCAGTATGGGAGGCCAGAGGAGATTATCGAAGCTCCGGGCAACCGGTTTGTAAAAGAATTTATTCTGAAGCAGCTGGAGGTAAAGAAGAACAATATCTTCTCCCTGTTTAGCAAGGAAAGACCTCTAAGACAGACATGGCAGGTGGGCTAG